In a single window of the Notamacropus eugenii isolate mMacEug1 chromosome 4, mMacEug1.pri_v2, whole genome shotgun sequence genome:
- the LOC140502766 gene encoding endogenous retrovirus group K member 18 Env polyprotein-like, producing MHEELSAWTVQNAINNHFQLSIGALATTVLWLGDNLQLTQLYMHLPCHYKYAPLCVTPLPVNGTNTSFPGDWNSVRAALQGTLLAENATGDIQQLALFIEELRNTSAEFQRQRAQEANDLIHWLDGLVNFQWLTTFLVPAAFLLVTCVCLPCLLRCVCALIRRAILDAKADLRSLLAPPQHPHVQDTAPV from the coding sequence ATGCACGAAGAACTGAGCGCTTGGACTGTCCAAAACGCCATCAACAACCACTTTCAGCTATCCATCGGGGCCCTTGCCACCACAGTCCTGTGGCTCGGAGACAACCTTCAGCTCACTCAACTCTACATGCACCTGCCGTGCCACTACAAATATGCCCCGCTTTGCGTTACCCCGTTGCCCGTCAACGGGACTAACACCTCCTTTCCTGGCGACTGGAACAGTGTACGCGCTGCCTTGCAGGGCACCCTACTGGCGGAGAACGCAACCGGGGACATCCAGCAATTGGCCCTGTTCATCGAGGAGCTGCGGAACACCAGTGCTGAGTTCCAGCGACAGCGCGCGCAAGAAGCCAACGACCTCATCCACTGGCTTGATGGTCTAGTGAACTTCCAGTGGCTTACCACCTTTCTGGTTCCAGCCGCCTTCCTGCTAGTGACCTGCGTCTGCCTTCCCTGCTTACTGCGCTGTGTTTGTGCACTGATCAGACGAGCCATCCTGGATGCGAAGGCCGACCTGCGTTCCCTCCTTGCACCCCCGCAACACCCCCACGTGCAGGACACCGCCCCTGtttaa
- the LOC140502744 gene encoding uncharacterized protein: protein MGQGYSVPLIKPEEKAVLASHLYKLCKKEGIKPHLSHCREFVEHIWKVSPWLEYSGITKNNWTLVGQQMASCEKLTPGLLTDMDCTMYGLIKIVLQGAPRPAAAASCATQVGDSLGETSEEEWRPQPTAPPCPSGAVAQQDGVRPRAVAQQDGVRPRAVAQQSGSTSGAGARPKPGRRYPREEEVEDVAADLAALALPTDFAFGRSGRPPGGSMVARSLQEAMRQGETLEGWDTVPRMFPVRDAPPGGQRAHEPVPFKILKDLKEAVAKYGPSAPYVSQLLKNATATWPWTPADWKDVAQTVLTPGQYVTWEALCKREADLYIEEKDITNSDDAFEMLTGTGKWKTLQSQMDYTPMVFAGVTACALRAFAKVEAQGEGRSRLTGLKQRPEESPTDFVSRVQTTVQRLLGQGAGTELVITQIVKEGLRSPYQKALSGLSSTATLTDVVDHLLSAPSEDPKLTAMATALAQGLLSGLHGRRDAGDGRRGGGGTCYRCGKPGHWSRDCRSNPSPACWICGKKGHLANRCRNKRYSASVPGNGRGGPPRGGPRPRHPQSYPIHVAPETPIGPQPLPIGLGDRYRRELGQLKY from the coding sequence ATGGGTCAGGGGTATAGTGTCCCACTGATCAAGCCTGAGGAGAAGGCAGTGCTTGCTAGTCACCTGTATAAGCTCTGCAAGAAGGAAGGAATCAAGCCCCATTTAAGCCATTGTCGAGAGTTTGTTGAGCATATTTGGAAGGTATCCCCATGGCTAGAATATTCGGGGATCACAAAGAACAATTGGACGCTGGTAGGCCAGCAAATGGCGTCCTGTGAGAAGCTCACGCCCGGTCTGTTAACGGACATGGATTGTACCATGTACGGGCTGATTAAGATAGTCCTCCAAGGCGCGCCGCGCCCGGCTGCGGCTGCGTCCTGTGCGACCCAAGTGGGGGACTCACTAGGAGAAACCTCCGAGGAGGAATGGAGGCCTCAGCCAACTGCACCCCCCTGTCCTTCAGGGGCTGTGGCGCAGCAAGATGGCGTGCGGCCTAGGGCTGTGGCGCAGCAAGATGGCGTGCGGCCTAGGGCTGTGGCGCAGCAATCCGGAAGTACCTCCGGCGCTGGCGCAAGGCCCAAACCAGGGAGACGCTACCCTagagaggaagaggtagaggACGTTGCCGCTGACCTGGCCGCGCTGGCGTTGCCCACAGACTTTGCCTTCGGGCGCAGCGGTAGGCCCCCAGGAGGGAGTATGGTGGCTAGGAGCCTCCAGGAGGCCATGAGGCAGGGGGAGACCCTGGAAGGATGGGACACCGTACCACGGATGTTCCCAGTGAGAGATGCCCCCCCAGGGGGGCAAAGAGCCCATGAGCCAGTACCGTTTAAGATACTTAAAGACCTGAAGGAAGCAGTGGCGAAGTACGGCCCTTCGGCCCCATATGTCTCCCAACTGCTAAAGAACGCCACTGCTACCTGGCCATGGACCCCCGCTGATTGGAAGGACGTAGCACAAACGGTCCTCACTCCCGGCCAGTATGTAACCTGGGAGGCGTTGTGTAAGAGAGAGGCCGACCTCTACATCGAGGAAAAGGACATCACTAACTCTGACGATGCCTTTGAGATGCTTACTGGCACTGGGAAGTGGAAAACCCTCCAGAGCCAAATGGACTACACCCCTATGGTGTTTGCTGGGGTCACGGCCTGTGCTCTGCGGGCCTTCGCCAAGGTGGAGGCCCAAGGAGAAGGCCGCTCCAGGCTTACAGGCCTGAAGCAGCGGCCTGAGGAAAGCCCCACTGACTTCGTCAGCAGGGTCCAAACAACAGTACAGCGCCTCCTTGGCCAGGGAGCAGGCACTGAATTGGTCATTACCCAAATTGTGAAAGAGGGGCTTAGGAGCCCATATCAGAAGGCCTTGTCCGGTCTCAGCTCGACTGCCACTCTGACAGACGTAGTGGACCACCTCTTGAGCGCACCCAGCGAAGACCCCAAGTTAACCGCCATGGCTACTGCCTTGGCTCAGGGACTGCTCTCCGGCCTTCATGGCCGGCGGGACGCTGGGGACGGAAGGCGGGGTGGTGGCGGCACCTGCTACCGCTGTGGCAAGCCCGGGCATTGGAGTAGGGACTGCCGGTCAAACCCTAGCCCGGCCTGCTGGATCTGTGGCAAAAAGGGGCACCTGGCTAACCGGTGCCGGAACAAGCGGTACAGTGCTTCGGTGCCGGGAAACGGGAGAGGGGGCCCTCCTCGTGGGGGCCCCCGACCCCGGCACCCGCAAAGCTATCCCATCCACGTAGCCCCAGAGACCCCGATAGGACCACAACCGCTTCCCATAGGCTTGGGCGACAGGTATCGCCGAGAGTTGGGACAACTGAAGTACTAA